The Symmachiella macrocystis genome includes the window CGCCGCGAACCGTCTGCCATACGCGAAATCTGCACAACCAGGTGGATCGCCGAAGCCACCTGCGCCCGTGCGACATGGACGGGAAGTCCCGTGTCGTTCATCAGACACAAGGTCTCCAAGCGGCTGGCCGCATCCCGCGGCGTGTTGGCGTGGACGGTCGTCAATGACCCGGAGTGCCCCGAGAGCATCGACTGGATCAATTCCAAAGCTTCGCCGCGTCGGACTTCACCCACGATAATACGATCAGGCCGCATCCGCAGTGAGTCCACAAAGAGGTCGCGAATCGTGACCCCGCCCCGTCCGCTGGGCCGCGGTGGTTGTGCTTCTAAGTAGACCGTGTGCGGTTGATTCAACTGCAGTTCCGAGGTGTCTTCGATCACGACAATCCGCTCTTCGTTAGGCACGGCTGCCGAAAGCGCATTCAGCATCGACGTCTTCCCCGTACCGGTCCCCCCGGAAATGATGATGTTTTTGTGTAGCAGCACACTGGTGGCGAGAAATTCCGCCGCCGTATCGCTCATCGAACCGCGATCGACCAACGACGGCAGCGTGAATGTTGCCGGCTGGAATTTTCGAATCGTCAGACAGACACCCCGCCGCGAACTGGGCGGAATGATCACATGAACCCGCGAACCGTCCGGCAGTCGCGCGTCCATGCTGTGGTTGTCCGCATCCAGCCGCCGCCCCACAAACTCCGCAATATTCTGAACCGCCGCCATCAAGGAGGGTTCATCCTCAAAACCACTCTCCGCCTGTTGAATCCGCCCCGCAGTTTCAAAATAGACGGTGTCATACCCCACAACCATCACTTCCGAGACCGCTGGATCGTCCAACAACGGCTGAATCGGCGCCAAAAAGTGCCGCAAGGTTTCACGATAGATTTCAACAGTTTCCATGATCGTCCCCGGGGATTCTCCCCATTGGTCATGTGGTTTTACAAAGTTGCTGCAGGCATCGGCTGCCACTGGCGAATCGGGTGCCCCTAACAATTCGGGTGCCACTGGCGGCTTGTCCGCCAGTGCAAACCACCCTCAGCCGTGGAGCAGAGCGAAAAGCCATTCAGTCCCCCAATTACCCGAACCGAACGTTAAGTGATGATCCCAACCATCGAAGCGGCAAACCGATTGGCCGCCGTTAGAAACGGTCGTAACGTTCGACGGAGCAACCCACCCGACTTGCCCGAAGCGGGCGTCGGTTTCGTCGGGCTGCTGGTTCTTGGTTTCTTCTCCGAACCGTTCAATTCCGCGATATTCGCCAACGGCCGAAACGACGTTTCGTTTTCACGTGCGGCACGTCCGTCCGCCCCAATTTGACCGGCGCGAATCAATTGACGGATCTGTTCAGTGGTCCCGGAAATCCGCTGCACATTGCCGTCATCCCCGAGGAACACAACCTTCCACAACGCATCTTGCTGCGGCTGTGGTTGGGCGTCAGCGTCGCTCGCACAACGTAAATACCCGACGGTTGCTTTCGCAAACGCTTTCGCACTACTCGGACGTTTGGCGGAATCCTCATGCATCGCTGCGCGAATCAAATCCCGCGTTTGCTGGCTGAGTCCCGGAACGATTTTCTCCGGCGGCACATAGTCGTTGCGCGATTTGCGGATCAATTGATCAATCGCCGATTTCCCTTGAAAGGGCGATGCACCGGTGACCATTTGATACAGCGTCACCCCCAACGCATAAATATCAGCCGTTTTGCTCACCGTCTTGGCATCGCGAAACTGTTCTGGCGGAGCGTATTGCATGGTCCCCAGCGCGTGGCCCGCCTGCGTCAGTTCATAATCCAGTTCCTCTTGCTTGGCCAAACCCAAATCGGTGAGACGGGCATTGCCCTGGCTATCGAACAGGATATTCCCCGGCTTGACGTCGCGATGCAATAGTCCCTTGCCGTGCAAAGCATCCAATGCTTTCGCCACATCATAGGCAATCCGTAAAGCCTGCGACTCAGACAGCCGACCTTCCGTTTGGAGAGTTTCCTTTAAATCCTTGCCGGCAATGTACTCCATGGCAATGAAGTGTTTTCCATTCACGCAACCCACTTCGTATGCCGGTACGAGATTCGGGTGCGACATCTCCATCGCCAATTTTGCTTCTTGATAAAACCGCACCAGAATTCGCTCATTCTCAACCAAATGGTCGTGCAGAATCTTGATAGCCACAATCGAACCGTCAGCGGCGCGGGCGCGATGGACATGTCCCATCGCACCACGGCCAACCTTGGAGATCAATTGATAGTCGCCGATGCGGTCCGAAAAACCTCGCAGTAATTGCACAAATTCTTCCATCGACTGCGGACGCTCCTCGGGATCGGCAGACAACGAGCG containing:
- a CDS encoding CpaF family protein, with amino-acid sequence METVEIYRETLRHFLAPIQPLLDDPAVSEVMVVGYDTVYFETAGRIQQAESGFEDEPSLMAAVQNIAEFVGRRLDADNHSMDARLPDGSRVHVIIPPSSRRGVCLTIRKFQPATFTLPSLVDRGSMSDTAAEFLATSVLLHKNIIISGGTGTGKTSMLNALSAAVPNEERIVVIEDTSELQLNQPHTVYLEAQPPRPSGRGGVTIRDLFVDSLRMRPDRIIVGEVRRGEALELIQSMLSGHSGSLTTVHANTPRDAASRLETLCLMNDTGLPVHVARAQVASAIHLVVQISRMADGSRRVQTISEAIGLDDSDKYQWRDLFQFQAQGRDKDDRIQGELLPTGLRPTFADEPAAMGFEDRIQLTEGLFSKSPDFARSSSSNGSHKTEKNTKS
- a CDS encoding protein kinase domain-containing protein → MQTIKTQAATFPHEAASLDNQPERRSASRGRWASLLGDMGGYRLRSVKSRGLGHTVYRAHDPEGRRVALKVITGRDEKSPDWTEQLHREAKFATQIKHPHLAEVLDVMNSGECDLVAMEYVSGQPLSRFIKKKKKISEKRAVKMVLHLADALTACHAAGLVHRNIHPENVLITSEGKAKLISFGFSSSPEFDDQSSPSTADTKIARYLAPEQLRRSNKADVRSDVYALGALLYTMVSGVSPFACAGRLSLMQNKRANNYRGSAEVATELSPAVADVIERSLSADPEERPQSMEEFVQLLRGFSDRIGDYQLISKVGRGAMGHVHRARAADGSIVAIKILHDHLVENERILVRFYQEAKLAMEMSHPNLVPAYEVGCVNGKHFIAMEYIAGKDLKETLQTEGRLSESQALRIAYDVAKALDALHGKGLLHRDVKPGNILFDSQGNARLTDLGLAKQEELDYELTQAGHALGTMQYAPPEQFRDAKTVSKTADIYALGVTLYQMVTGASPFQGKSAIDQLIRKSRNDYVPPEKIVPGLSQQTRDLIRAAMHEDSAKRPSSAKAFAKATVGYLRCASDADAQPQPQQDALWKVVFLGDDGNVQRISGTTEQIRQLIRAGQIGADGRAARENETSFRPLANIAELNGSEKKPRTSSPTKPTPASGKSGGLLRRTLRPFLTAANRFAASMVGIIT